DNA from Pseudoalteromonas rubra:
CGGATTGTTGTGCAACCTGAGTCAGTTCTTCCAGCATATGGCCTGTGCTTGCGCTGGCCTCTTCCAGGTTGGCAGCTTGTTCCTCGGTGCGCTGGCTGATCTCGGTGTTACTGGCGGCAATCTCGCCAGCACTTTGTGTGACCTGGCCGGCCGCATACTGGATCCCTTCAATTACTTCAGTCAACTTGGCAATGGTGGCATTCACGTCACGCTGCAGGGTCTCAAACACACCTTCATAGTGACCGTTGATCTGCTCATTTAACTGTCCTTTAGCCAGTGCCCCGAGTACCCGGGTGACTTCATTGATGGCATCAGAGACTGTGGTTGTTGAGGTATTCACGTCCTCTTTAAGTTGCAGTAACTGACCTTGCAGGTCGGATTCTATCTGGATAGTAAAATCACCCTGACTCATGGCTGACATCACGCTTGCCAGCTCTTCAATAACACGGCTGAGGTTATTGACCGAGTGGTTGATATCGCCTTTGAGGGTGTCCAGCTGGCCCCGCATGGGAGAGTTGATGGTGCGATCAAAGCGGCCACGGCTGATTGCCATCATCACAGATGAAATCTCACTGATGGCTTCGTCAACACTGCTGATCGACACATTAATGTGTTCTTTCAAGTCGCCAAGCTGCCCCTGAGCTGGTGTTGATACTTCCTGTTTAAAGTCTCCTTCGCTGACCGCAGCCATGGTATGGCCAATGTCTTCGATAATGGCGGCAAGGTTTTCGACACTGGAATTTGTGTCTTCTTTGAGCTCTTCCAATTGACCACGCAGTGGCAATTCGAGACGCTTACTAAAATCGCCCTGGCGCAATGCACTCATCATCGCTGCCAGTCCATCTATGGCGCTGGCGACACTGCTTACGGAATTGTTGACGCTGACTTTGAGCTGCTGCAGGCTACCTTGTGCTTCTACCTGTACTTGCCCCCTAAAGTGGCCTTGCTCCATGTCCGACATCACGGTGACAATTTCTGTCATGGTGGTGTTGATTGAATGCATTGAGCTGTTGATGTGCTGCTTCAGGGTTGCCAGGTCGCCACACATGTCTGACTGCAACTGTTTATCAAACTGACCTTCCGACATGGCGTGGATCACCTGGCCGATGTCGCTCAGTGCACTTTGCAAGCTCTGGGCACAATCATTGGTGGCGCGTTTAAGGGTATCCAGTTCACCTTTACAGGGGGCACTGATCCGGTCATCAAAGCGACCGGCTGCCATGCGGTCCATGACTCGGTTTGTTTCCGAAATAGACAATTGCAGTGCGTCCAGTAGTGAGTTGAATGCTTGTCCGCAGCGGCCAATTTCATCATTGATGTCAATCTTGGTACGTAATGCAAAGTCGCCTTCTTGTTCTACCTGACGCATGGTATTGACCAGCGCATGAACCGGACGGGTCAGGGTTCGGGCAAACCAGAATGCGGCCAGAATGATCATCATCACACAGGCCGCCAGCACGATAAGCAGCTGAGTACGCAAAGTATTAATGGGGGCGAAGGCTTCGGCCTCATCAATTTCAGCCAGCAATGCCCAGCGTACATTAAATACGTCTACAGATGTGTATGCTGACAACACAGGATTGCCATTGTAGTCCAGCACCACTTTTTGCCCTTGCTGTCCCTGCATGGCCAGCTGAAATGCCTCGGTATTCACTGTGCCTTTTTCAGGGTGGCGGAATGAGGCAGTTACGGAGTGATGAACCGGATCCAGATAAGAATCTGAGCGCATCAGGCCTTCCGGGCCAACCAGGTAGGTCTCGCCGCTCTCACCCAATCCCTGACGTTCAGTCATGATGGCATTCAGGGCGTCAATGGAGAGTTGAAAGATCAGTGTGGCAGATACCTGACCGTCGATGACCAAAGGTGCGGCAACAAAACTGGCCGGG
Protein-coding regions in this window:
- a CDS encoding methyl-accepting chemotaxis protein, which encodes MSDLSHFFKSLNLTQKLISAFLLVALIPTVIIIAMALIQSSDAMSRQVYAQLGAVGEIKESAIERHFNGVEDKLVSLAVNPYVQQAATDFMRAYGEVEDAVATPTSLTRFYREQFAPQFKSLNEQAAPPAILLSELSPQGITLQTRYLAENPHPLGEKVNLTSSGVDDAYDEIHSQYHAFFTKIADVYEFYDIFIVDNLNGNVIYSVYKESDFATSLLYGPYAQSNLAKAFLAARELTKEGEMAFVDYEQYLPSYNAPASFVAAPLVIDGQVSATLIFQLSIDALNAIMTERQGLGESGETYLVGPEGLMRSDSYLDPVHHSVTASFRHPEKGTVNTEAFQLAMQGQQGQKVVLDYNGNPVLSAYTSVDVFNVRWALLAEIDEAEAFAPINTLRTQLLIVLAACVMMIILAAFWFARTLTRPVHALVNTMRQVEQEGDFALRTKIDINDEIGRCGQAFNSLLDALQLSISETNRVMDRMAAGRFDDRISAPCKGELDTLKRATNDCAQSLQSALSDIGQVIHAMSEGQFDKQLQSDMCGDLATLKQHINSSMHSINTTMTEIVTVMSDMEQGHFRGQVQVEAQGSLQQLKVSVNNSVSSVASAIDGLAAMMSALRQGDFSKRLELPLRGQLEELKEDTNSSVENLAAIIEDIGHTMAAVSEGDFKQEVSTPAQGQLGDLKEHINVSISSVDEAISEISSVMMAISRGRFDRTINSPMRGQLDTLKGDINHSVNNLSRVIEELASVMSAMSQGDFTIQIESDLQGQLLQLKEDVNTSTTTVSDAINEVTRVLGALAKGQLNEQINGHYEGVFETLQRDVNATIAKLTEVIEGIQYAAGQVTQSAGEIAASNTEISQRTEEQAANLEEASASTGHMLEELTQVAQQSGTAVELASNAETIAKEGGSLSQDTVDAIGEVNRASKDINEIVSVIDALAFQTNLLALNAAVEAARAGENGRGFAVVANEVRELAGRSAASAKQIKEIIANSNEKVEQGTQLANNSGDKLHQIVQAVADVSQNIVKINQSTTTQQQSIKEVDIVVQRLTDLIQENSAITEETMAAARQMADQANAMRELLGYFSIASQQQTALAPPEQELLIHSYNAS